The following are encoded in a window of Halosolutus halophilus genomic DNA:
- a CDS encoding PAS domain S-box protein, which produces MGVQSVETLVVAPDPDLEAIVPDLRAGDFDIDVRTASTATSALDVLESDDWRLDCVVSALDLPENDGLSLLYEVRDDRPELPFFLYAAEGSEETASEAISADVTDYAPTEPRDERAAVLGNRIENVVSHQQTELELVERERQLDTLIGNLPGVVYRCRNERDWPMEVVRGKCEALTGYDPDAITGGDVSWSTDLIHPGDRDRVWESIQAQLADVDRFQVTYRIQTASGAHRWVEERGSAVYAGRNGQEDDDGIREAVALKGFVMDVTERHQHKQNLEEYETVVETVPDGVYVLDDSFCFRFVNDALVSMTDYDREELLGRHVSTIDDSMEDSERLRSELAAGRRDVATREARIERADGETFPAEVRFTTLPAAELADEDDEQPAPRATAGVVRDTSDRKERMRQLERQRERLTAINQLHRVQQDITQSLIDLSSREEMERRVCDRLAETESDRFAWIGGIDRGTEEIEPRTAAGVERGYLEEGGRRDARHRAGDVLPAPPDGRAKTRRCGARGRTRTRIRVHVCVRVRVRVVSDLLRRRLE; this is translated from the coding sequence ATGGGTGTCCAATCGGTGGAGACGCTCGTCGTCGCCCCCGACCCGGATCTCGAGGCGATCGTTCCGGATCTCCGAGCCGGCGACTTCGATATCGACGTCCGAACCGCGTCGACCGCGACCAGCGCGCTCGACGTCCTCGAATCGGACGACTGGCGACTCGATTGCGTCGTCAGTGCACTGGACCTGCCCGAGAACGACGGCCTGTCGTTGCTGTACGAGGTGCGCGACGATCGGCCGGAACTCCCTTTCTTTCTGTACGCCGCCGAGGGGAGCGAGGAGACCGCGAGCGAAGCGATCTCGGCGGACGTGACCGACTACGCCCCGACCGAACCTCGAGACGAACGGGCGGCCGTCCTCGGGAACCGCATCGAAAACGTCGTGTCCCACCAGCAGACCGAACTCGAACTCGTCGAGCGGGAACGCCAGCTCGACACCCTCATCGGCAATCTCCCCGGAGTCGTCTACCGCTGTCGCAACGAGCGGGACTGGCCGATGGAGGTCGTCCGCGGCAAATGCGAAGCGTTGACCGGCTACGATCCCGACGCGATCACCGGCGGAGACGTCTCCTGGAGCACGGACCTGATCCATCCCGGTGACCGCGATCGCGTCTGGGAGTCGATCCAGGCGCAACTCGCGGACGTCGATCGGTTCCAGGTCACCTACCGGATCCAGACCGCCAGCGGCGCACACAGATGGGTCGAGGAACGCGGCTCGGCCGTCTACGCGGGTCGGAACGGTCAGGAAGACGACGACGGGATCAGGGAAGCGGTCGCTCTGAAGGGGTTCGTCATGGACGTCACCGAACGCCACCAGCACAAGCAGAACCTCGAGGAGTACGAGACGGTTGTGGAGACGGTTCCCGACGGCGTCTACGTCCTCGACGACTCGTTCTGCTTCCGGTTCGTCAACGACGCGCTGGTCTCGATGACGGACTACGACCGGGAGGAGTTGCTCGGCCGGCACGTCTCGACGATCGACGACTCGATGGAGGACTCGGAGCGGCTGCGCTCCGAACTGGCCGCCGGCAGACGCGACGTGGCGACGAGAGAGGCCCGGATCGAACGAGCGGACGGAGAGACGTTCCCGGCGGAGGTCCGGTTCACGACCCTTCCGGCCGCCGAGCTGGCTGACGAGGACGACGAGCAGCCGGCCCCGCGCGCGACCGCTGGCGTCGTCAGGGACACGAGCGACCGCAAGGAGCGGATGCGACAGCTCGAGCGCCAGCGCGAACGGCTTACGGCAATCAACCAGCTCCACCGGGTCCAGCAGGACATCACGCAGTCGCTGATCGACCTCTCCTCGCGCGAGGAGATGGAACGGCGGGTCTGTGATCGACTCGCCGAGACCGAGTCCGACCGGTTCGCCTGGATCGGCGGAATCGATCGCGGGACCGAGGAGATCGAACCGCGGACAGCAGCCGGCGTCGAACGGGGGTACCTCGAGGAGGGAGGTCGCCGAGACGCTCGACATCGCGCCGGCGACGTTCTCCCAGCACCTCCGGACGGCCGAGCGAAAACTCGTCGATGCGGTGCTAGAGGACGAACCCGAACTCGAATTCGCGTCCACGTCTGCGTCCGAGTCCGAGTCCGAGTAGTGAGCGACTTACTCCGCCGTCGGCTCGAGTGA
- the nucS gene encoding endonuclease NucS — protein MTASSHSSRAVTLEQPSLAAACEAVADGIEREALVTVFGRCTVDYEGRAASTLDAGDRHVMLKPDGAALVHTHEGQQPVNWQPPGCDHEVSCADDDLLLESRRSTPEERLRVRFQRVLQVSAFSGTDTNELTLQGTEEDLRQRILDEPALLEDGFTPLATERDTPAGAVDIYGEDASGRALVVELKRRRVGPDAVSQLRRYVDALERDLHADAAVRGLLVAPSVTDRADRLLAEHGLEFVSLEPTAE, from the coding sequence GTGACAGCCAGTTCCCACTCCTCGCGAGCGGTCACGCTCGAGCAGCCTTCGCTCGCGGCCGCGTGCGAGGCGGTCGCCGACGGGATCGAACGCGAGGCTCTGGTCACGGTGTTCGGTCGCTGCACCGTCGACTACGAGGGCCGCGCAGCGAGCACGCTCGACGCGGGCGATCGCCACGTCATGCTGAAACCCGACGGCGCGGCGCTGGTCCACACCCACGAGGGCCAGCAGCCGGTCAACTGGCAGCCGCCGGGCTGTGACCACGAGGTCTCCTGTGCGGACGACGACCTCCTCCTCGAGAGCCGCCGGTCGACGCCCGAGGAACGGCTCCGCGTGCGATTCCAGCGGGTGCTGCAGGTCTCGGCCTTCTCGGGCACGGATACGAACGAACTCACGTTGCAGGGGACCGAGGAGGATCTCCGCCAGCGGATCCTCGACGAGCCAGCCCTGCTCGAGGACGGGTTCACGCCGCTCGCGACCGAACGCGACACGCCGGCCGGTGCCGTGGACATCTACGGCGAGGACGCCTCCGGCCGCGCGCTGGTCGTCGAACTCAAACGCCGCCGGGTCGGTCCCGACGCCGTGAGTCAACTCCGTCGGTACGTCGACGCCCTCGAACGCGACCTCCACGCCGACGCCGCCGTTCGCGGCTTGCTCGTCGCGCCCTCGGTGACCGATCGGGCCGATCGGCTGCTGGCAGAGCACGGACTCGAGTTCGTCTCACTCGAGCCGACGGCGGAGTAA
- a CDS encoding beta-CASP ribonuclease aCPSF1 gives MSTVEQQLDDLKAEITSELPSDISVSSVKYEGPELVVYTRDPKKFAQQGDLIRKLASKLRKRITVRPDPSVLSRPDEAREQIMNVIPDEAGVTDLDFHADTGEVVIEAEKPGMVIGRHGSTLRDITKNVGWTPEVVRTPPIESSTVSNVRSFLKQERDERRDILEKVGRQIHREEMSDDEYVRITTLGCCREVGRASFILSTPETRILIDCGDKPGAEGEVPYLHAPEALGAGPQTIDAVVLTHAHLDHSALIPLLFKYGYDGPIYCTEPTRDLMGLLTLDYLDVAAKEGRTPPYESEQVREAIKHTIPLEYGDVTDIAPDVKLTFHNAGHILGSAVSHFHIGDGLYNVAFSGDIHYEDTRLFNGAVNDFPRVETLVLESTYGGRNDYQTDQEDSERKLKQVIKDTYDRGGKVLIPAFAVGRSQEIMLVLEEAMRNGDIPSMPVHLDGMIWEATAIHTTYPEYLRDDLRDRIFHEDENPFLAEEFNHIDAGEEERQDVADGEPCIILSTSGMVTGGPIMSWLSHIGPDPDSTLVFVGYQAQGTLGRRIQNGWDEIPTNEVGAMGNGGGRGTLSLNMDVETVDGFSGHADRAGLENFVRTMNPRPEKVLCVHGDERSTQDLSSALYHDFDMRTFAPKNLETFRFL, from the coding sequence ATGAGTACTGTAGAGCAGCAACTCGACGATCTGAAAGCAGAGATCACGAGCGAGTTACCGAGCGATATCTCGGTCTCCTCGGTGAAATACGAAGGCCCGGAACTGGTGGTCTACACGCGCGACCCGAAGAAATTCGCCCAGCAGGGCGACCTGATTCGGAAACTCGCGAGTAAACTCCGCAAGCGCATCACCGTCCGCCCCGATCCGAGCGTTCTCTCGCGACCGGACGAGGCCCGCGAGCAGATCATGAACGTCATCCCGGACGAGGCGGGCGTCACCGACCTCGACTTCCACGCCGACACCGGTGAGGTCGTCATCGAGGCCGAAAAGCCCGGCATGGTGATCGGTCGCCACGGCTCGACGCTTCGGGACATCACCAAGAACGTCGGCTGGACCCCCGAAGTCGTCCGCACGCCGCCGATCGAGTCCTCGACCGTCTCGAACGTCCGAAGCTTCCTCAAGCAGGAGCGCGACGAGCGCCGGGACATCCTGGAGAAGGTGGGCCGACAGATCCACCGCGAGGAGATGTCCGACGACGAGTACGTCCGCATCACGACGCTCGGCTGCTGTCGCGAGGTCGGCCGCGCCTCATTTATTCTTTCGACCCCCGAGACGCGGATTCTCATCGACTGCGGTGACAAACCGGGAGCCGAAGGCGAGGTGCCGTACCTCCACGCACCCGAGGCGCTCGGTGCCGGCCCGCAGACGATCGACGCGGTCGTCCTCACCCACGCCCACCTGGACCACTCCGCGCTCATTCCCCTCCTCTTCAAGTACGGCTACGACGGCCCGATCTACTGTACCGAACCCACGCGGGACTTGATGGGGCTGCTCACGCTGGACTACCTCGACGTCGCCGCAAAGGAGGGACGTACCCCGCCGTACGAGAGCGAACAGGTTCGCGAGGCGATCAAACACACCATTCCGCTGGAGTACGGCGACGTCACCGACATCGCGCCGGACGTCAAACTCACGTTCCACAACGCGGGACACATCCTCGGCTCGGCCGTCTCGCACTTCCACATCGGCGACGGACTCTACAACGTCGCGTTCTCCGGTGACATTCACTACGAGGACACCCGCCTGTTCAACGGCGCGGTCAACGACTTCCCGCGCGTCGAGACGCTCGTGCTCGAGTCGACCTACGGCGGCCGCAACGACTACCAGACCGACCAGGAGGACTCCGAGCGGAAACTGAAACAGGTCATCAAGGACACCTACGACAGGGGCGGCAAGGTCCTCATTCCCGCCTTCGCCGTTGGTCGCTCACAGGAGATTATGCTCGTTCTCGAAGAGGCGATGCGCAACGGCGACATCCCCTCGATGCCGGTCCACCTCGACGGGATGATCTGGGAGGCGACCGCCATTCACACGACCTACCCCGAGTATCTCCGGGACGATCTGCGGGACCGTATCTTCCACGAGGACGAGAACCCGTTCCTCGCGGAGGAGTTCAACCACATCGACGCCGGCGAGGAGGAACGACAGGACGTCGCCGACGGCGAACCCTGTATCATCCTCTCGACCTCCGGGATGGTCACCGGCGGCCCGATCATGTCGTGGCTCTCCCACATCGGCCCCGATCCGGACTCGACGCTCGTCTTCGTCGGCTACCAGGCCCAGGGAACCCTCGGCCGGCGCATCCAGAACGGCTGGGACGAGATCCCCACCAACGAGGTCGGCGCCATGGGCAACGGCGGCGGCCGCGGCACCCTCTCGCTGAACATGGACGTCGAGACCGTCGACGGTTTCTCCGGCCACGCCGATCGGGCCGGCCTCGAGAACTTCGTCCGGACGATGAACCCACGTCCGGAGAAGGTGCTCTGCGTCCACGGCGACGAACGCTCCACGCAGGACCTCTCCTCGGCTCTCTACCACGATTTCGACATGCGGACGTTCGCTCCGAAGAACCTCGAGACGTTCAGATTCCTGTGA
- a CDS encoding EamA family transporter translates to MNHAITLAVLSMLGWGVWTVLANEATRTIDPPIAMILSYATGVVVALGYVGFQNDPISLDRSGVILALAAGVFAGLGAVAFYAGLSYGRVGVVTTVSALYFVVATVLGVFVLGESIAITDVLGIGFAVLAVVLLAN, encoded by the coding sequence ATGAACCACGCCATCACGCTCGCCGTCCTCTCGATGCTCGGCTGGGGCGTCTGGACCGTCCTCGCGAACGAAGCGACGCGAACGATCGATCCCCCGATTGCGATGATCCTCTCGTACGCGACCGGCGTCGTCGTCGCGCTCGGGTACGTCGGCTTCCAGAACGATCCGATCTCCCTCGATCGATCGGGCGTGATTCTGGCGCTCGCCGCGGGCGTCTTCGCCGGACTCGGCGCCGTCGCGTTCTACGCCGGCCTCAGCTACGGTCGCGTCGGCGTCGTGACGACGGTCTCGGCGCTGTATTTCGTCGTCGCCACCGTGCTCGGCGTGTTCGTGCTGGGGGAATCGATCGCGATCACGGACGTCCTCGGGATCGGATTCGCGGTGCTCGCGGTGGTTCTTCTCGCCAACTGA
- a CDS encoding endonuclease III domain-containing protein: protein MSDDPEPAVNISGGTTGGGTPAEFDPATAETRAERVVDRLGELYWQKSYGGRDAFTCLVRTILSQNTSDKASQPAHDALISKYDGDEVDLAESLAAAEQSALAETISSAGLYNQKSEILVETADWVRQEFGSATAFDEFVKDEDPKTVRETLLDVRGVGPKTADCVLLFAGGRGGVFPVDTHVHRIYRRMGIAEPDADHEGVRAVLKRDVPAAKCGFGHTATIQFGREYCSARKPACLDDPEACPLADLCERVGVYPATDEVVDPAATIE, encoded by the coding sequence ATGAGCGACGATCCGGAGCCTGCGGTCAACATCAGCGGCGGGACGACCGGCGGCGGGACGCCCGCCGAGTTCGATCCGGCGACCGCCGAGACGCGCGCCGAGCGCGTCGTCGATCGACTCGGCGAACTGTACTGGCAGAAGTCCTACGGCGGCCGGGACGCGTTCACCTGTCTCGTCCGGACGATCCTGAGCCAGAACACGAGCGACAAGGCGAGCCAGCCGGCTCACGACGCGCTGATCTCGAAATACGACGGTGACGAAGTGGACCTCGCCGAGTCGCTCGCCGCCGCCGAGCAGTCGGCACTCGCCGAGACTATCAGTTCCGCGGGGCTGTACAACCAGAAGTCCGAGATCCTCGTCGAGACCGCCGACTGGGTCCGCCAGGAGTTCGGTTCCGCCACAGCCTTCGACGAGTTCGTGAAGGACGAGGACCCGAAGACGGTGCGCGAAACCCTGCTCGACGTCCGCGGTGTCGGGCCGAAGACCGCCGACTGCGTCCTGCTGTTCGCGGGCGGCCGCGGCGGCGTCTTTCCCGTGGACACGCACGTCCACCGGATCTACCGTCGGATGGGGATCGCGGAGCCAGACGCCGACCACGAGGGGGTCCGTGCCGTCCTCAAACGGGACGTCCCCGCCGCGAAGTGCGGCTTCGGTCACACGGCGACGATCCAGTTCGGCCGCGAGTACTGCAGCGCCCGCAAGCCGGCCTGTCTGGACGACCCGGAGGCCTGCCCGCTGGCCGATCTGTGCGAGCGAGTCGGCGTCTATCCCGCGACCGACGAGGTCGTCGATCCCGCCGCGACGATCGAGTGA
- a CDS encoding DUF371 domain-containing protein, with amino-acid sequence MEEVIHARGHENVSAEHPSTFEVTTDDYLTPAGDCILAIRADRAPADFDPEFVAACRNADATITVTIEADGHSDSVTGRGDPDLEFTNERSAVGRTSDYVDDRTIMTGAEFAAEGFDRDLVDALADGGEATVTITVE; translated from the coding sequence ATGGAGGAAGTGATCCACGCCCGCGGCCACGAGAACGTCAGCGCCGAGCACCCGAGCACGTTCGAGGTAACGACCGACGACTACCTCACGCCCGCCGGCGACTGCATCCTCGCAATCCGTGCCGATCGCGCGCCGGCCGACTTCGATCCCGAGTTCGTCGCGGCCTGCCGGAACGCCGACGCGACGATCACGGTCACGATCGAGGCCGACGGGCACAGCGACAGCGTGACGGGCCGTGGCGATCCCGACCTCGAGTTTACCAACGAGCGCAGCGCGGTCGGCCGGACCAGCGACTACGTGGACGATCGGACGATCATGACCGGTGCCGAGTTCGCCGCCGAGGGATTCGATCGGGACCTCGTCGATGCGCTGGCCGACGGGGGCGAGGCGACGGTGACGATAACCGTCGAGTGA
- a CDS encoding alkaline phosphatase family protein, whose amino-acid sequence MGLFDRLRGDGDPRVAFIGIDGVPYSLLSEHEELFPNFAALAEDGTASEISSIVPPESSACWPSLTTGMNPGETGVYGFQDREVGTYDTYVPMGREVQADRVWDRIQEAGRQSTVLNVPVTFPPQRNVQRMVSGFLSPGLDKAAYPDDVRDYLESLDYRIDVNPKLGHEDDKSEFIEDAHATVDARFEAFEHYIEEDDWDLFFGVFMTTDRVNHFLFKDYERDGEYKDEFLEFYQKIDDYVGRLREALPEDVTMIVASDHGFTSLDYEVHFNEWLREEGWLSFRTDDPEELADIASDTKAYSFIPGRFYINLEGREPRGSVPDDEYDAVRDELKAELEALEGPEGRTVVDRVVEKEDAFRGDHDDIAPDLVAIPNEGFDLKSGFKADSEIFDTGPRNGMHSFDDTALYIDHPEASIGDADLFDITPTILDLMDVEYSRGDFDGASLV is encoded by the coding sequence ATGGGTCTGTTCGACCGATTGCGGGGCGACGGCGATCCCCGGGTCGCATTTATCGGGATCGACGGCGTACCGTATAGTCTCCTGTCGGAGCACGAGGAACTGTTTCCCAACTTCGCTGCCCTCGCCGAGGACGGAACCGCAAGCGAAATTTCAAGTATCGTTCCGCCCGAGTCGAGCGCCTGCTGGCCGTCGCTCACGACGGGGATGAATCCCGGCGAAACCGGCGTTTATGGCTTCCAGGACCGCGAGGTCGGCACCTACGACACCTACGTTCCGATGGGTCGAGAAGTGCAGGCCGATCGCGTCTGGGACCGCATCCAGGAGGCGGGTCGACAGTCGACGGTGCTGAACGTTCCCGTCACCTTCCCGCCCCAGCGCAACGTCCAGCGGATGGTCTCGGGCTTTCTCTCCCCCGGCCTCGACAAGGCCGCGTATCCCGACGACGTACGCGACTACCTCGAATCGCTCGACTACAGGATCGACGTCAACCCGAAACTCGGCCACGAGGACGACAAGTCCGAGTTCATCGAGGACGCCCACGCCACGGTCGACGCTCGCTTCGAGGCGTTCGAACACTACATCGAGGAGGACGACTGGGACCTCTTCTTCGGCGTCTTCATGACGACCGATCGGGTCAACCACTTCCTCTTCAAGGACTACGAACGCGACGGCGAGTACAAGGACGAGTTCCTCGAGTTCTACCAGAAGATCGACGATTACGTCGGCCGCCTCCGAGAAGCGCTGCCGGAGGACGTCACGATGATCGTCGCCTCGGACCACGGCTTCACCAGCCTCGACTACGAGGTCCACTTCAACGAGTGGCTCCGCGAAGAGGGCTGGCTCTCCTTCCGAACGGACGACCCCGAAGAACTCGCCGACATCGCTTCGGACACGAAAGCCTACTCGTTCATCCCCGGCCGGTTCTACATCAACCTCGAGGGCCGCGAACCGCGGGGATCGGTACCCGACGACGAGTACGACGCCGTCCGGGACGAACTCAAGGCCGAACTCGAGGCCCTCGAAGGCCCCGAGGGGCGGACGGTCGTCGATCGAGTCGTCGAGAAAGAGGATGCCTTCCGGGGCGACCACGACGACATCGCGCCGGACCTCGTCGCCATCCCGAACGAGGGTTTCGACCTCAAGTCGGGCTTCAAGGCCGACTCGGAGATCTTCGATACCGGACCTCGCAACGGAATGCACAGCTTCGACGACACCGCCCTGTACATCGACCACCCCGAGGCGTCGATCGGCGACGCCGACCTCTTCGACATCACCCCGACGATTCTAGACCTGATGGACGTCGAGTACAGTCGCGGTGACTTCGACGGCGCAAGCCTAGTATAA
- a CDS encoding inorganic diphosphatase — MVNLWEDLETGPNPPEEIYAVVECLKGERNKYEYDKDVPGVVLDRVLHSNVHYPSDYGFIPQSYYDDEDPFDVLVLVEDQTFPGCVIEARPVALMKMDDDGEQDDKVIAVPSEDPRYDHIEDVDDIPQQQLDEIDEFFATYKNLEEGKEVETQGWEDHQAAYDAIEHAQDLYEEHFE; from the coding sequence ATGGTCAATCTCTGGGAAGACCTCGAGACTGGACCGAACCCGCCGGAAGAGATCTACGCCGTCGTGGAGTGTCTCAAAGGCGAGCGCAACAAGTACGAGTACGACAAGGACGTGCCGGGCGTCGTCCTCGATCGGGTGCTCCACAGCAACGTCCACTACCCCTCGGACTACGGCTTCATCCCGCAGTCGTACTACGACGACGAGGATCCCTTCGACGTGCTCGTGCTCGTCGAGGACCAGACGTTCCCCGGCTGCGTGATCGAGGCCCGTCCCGTCGCGCTGATGAAGATGGACGACGACGGCGAACAGGACGACAAGGTCATCGCCGTCCCGTCCGAGGATCCCCGCTACGATCACATCGAGGACGTAGACGACATCCCACAGCAGCAACTCGACGAGATCGACGAGTTCTTCGCGACCTACAAGAACTTAGAGGAGGGCAAAGAAGTCGAGACGCAGGGCTGGGAGGACCACCAGGCCGCCTACGACGCGATCGAACACGCCCAGGACCTCTACGAAGAACACTTCGAGTAG
- a CDS encoding PadR family transcriptional regulator: MSEAQSITGEQSIARDLTAFQNNILVILAKEPMYGLAIKRELEEYYGTEVNHGRLYPNLDELVDLGLVEKSELDKRTNQYSLTDDGYDAVLDGIQWTLSKVVTDDDRADEIREIVNESYSSQ; encoded by the coding sequence ATGTCAGAGGCACAATCAATCACCGGCGAACAGAGTATTGCACGCGACCTGACCGCGTTCCAGAACAACATCCTCGTCATCCTCGCCAAAGAACCCATGTACGGGCTGGCGATCAAGCGAGAACTCGAGGAGTACTACGGAACCGAAGTAAATCACGGACGACTCTACCCCAACCTCGACGAACTCGTCGACCTCGGACTGGTCGAGAAGAGCGAACTGGACAAGCGGACGAACCAGTACTCGCTGACCGACGACGGCTACGATGCGGTCCTCGACGGCATCCAGTGGACCCTCTCGAAGGTCGTCACGGACGACGATCGCGCCGACGAGATCCGAGAGATCGTAAACGAGAGCTACAGTAGCCAGTGA
- a CDS encoding DUF7108 family protein yields MDDRNATDEPTGGDVDEDDSELPADVVDDAERLTRLERHATDENERAAYAERRETLLAGHGFTARVRDDAGDATLVLHPEEWLEDGVIRTDRVADVSRAIEIPLEGAGDPDDWNAVDEHNRELAGEVRAAHGDVHGDNAAALADFMGNHYAKPIETATAGELEEFRSDYFVRNAWPAEKQREVIDDSIRLVFETAGEPVPGFQVQ; encoded by the coding sequence ATGGACGATCGGAACGCGACTGACGAACCGACCGGCGGTGACGTCGACGAGGACGACTCCGAACTCCCGGCCGACGTCGTCGACGACGCGGAACGACTCACCAGACTCGAGCGACACGCGACCGACGAGAACGAACGGGCGGCGTACGCCGAACGTCGCGAGACCCTGCTCGCCGGACACGGGTTTACCGCCCGCGTTCGGGACGATGCCGGAGACGCGACGCTCGTGCTTCACCCCGAGGAGTGGCTCGAGGACGGCGTCATCCGGACCGATCGCGTCGCCGACGTCTCGCGCGCGATCGAGATTCCGCTCGAGGGCGCCGGTGATCCGGACGACTGGAACGCAGTCGACGAGCACAACCGCGAACTCGCCGGCGAAGTCAGAGCGGCCCACGGCGACGTACACGGCGACAACGCGGCTGCACTCGCCGATTTCATGGGCAATCACTACGCGAAGCCGATAGAGACCGCGACGGCCGGGGAACTCGAAGAGTTTCGGTCGGACTACTTCGTGCGTAATGCGTGGCCCGCAGAAAAACAACGAGAGGTGATCGACGACTCGATCAGGCTCGTCTTCGAGACGGCCGGTGAACCGGTGCCCGGATTCCAGGTTCAGTAG
- the rnhA gene encoding ribonuclease HI: MPVIECDVDAARDRLEEAGVTVEPGNTDHERWRASRGDATAVAYDDKVVIQGGTPRDLEALLREGGGRAHVYFDGAARGNPGPAAIGWVIVTGDGIVAEGSERIGRATNNQAEYEALVAALEAARDYGYDEVHLRGDSELIVKQVRGEYDTNNPELREKRVTVRELLAAFDEWTLEHVPREVNDRADKLANEALDQD, translated from the coding sequence ATGCCGGTTATCGAGTGTGACGTCGACGCGGCTCGCGATCGTCTCGAGGAAGCGGGTGTCACCGTCGAACCCGGGAATACGGATCACGAGCGGTGGCGTGCGAGCCGCGGCGACGCGACCGCGGTCGCGTACGACGACAAGGTGGTGATCCAGGGCGGGACGCCGCGGGATCTCGAGGCGCTGCTCCGGGAGGGCGGCGGCCGCGCGCACGTCTATTTCGACGGTGCAGCCCGCGGTAATCCGGGTCCAGCGGCGATCGGTTGGGTGATCGTCACCGGCGACGGTATCGTCGCCGAGGGGAGCGAGCGGATCGGGCGCGCGACGAACAACCAGGCCGAGTACGAGGCGCTCGTCGCCGCCCTCGAGGCAGCCCGCGACTACGGCTACGACGAGGTCCACCTGCGTGGCGACTCGGAACTGATCGTCAAGCAGGTCCGAGGCGAGTACGACACGAACAACCCCGAACTGCGCGAGAAGCGCGTGACCGTCCGCGAACTCCTCGCCGCCTTCGACGAGTGGACCCTCGAACACGTCCCCCGCGAGGTCAACGATCGAGCGGACAAGCTGGCCAACGAGGCCCTCGACCAGGACTGA
- a CDS encoding transcription initiation factor IIB, whose product MTRSTRQRERTRETDETEDQEGVRACPECESDNLVKDSDRGELICEDCGLVVEEEKIDPGPEWRAFNHQERQEKSRVGAPTTQTMHDKGLTTTIDWKDKDAYGRSISSKKRSQMHRLRKWQERIRTKDAGERNLQFALSEIDRMASALGVPRSVREVASVIYRRALKEDLIRGRSIEGVATSALYAACRKEGIPRSLEEISEVSRVERKEIGRTYRYISQELGLEMRPVDPKKYVPRFCSELELSEEVQTKANEIIEKTAEEGLLSGKSPTGYAAAAIYAASLLCNEKKTQREVADVAQVTEVTIRNRYQEQIEAMGIHG is encoded by the coding sequence ATGACACGGTCCACCCGCCAGCGGGAGCGAACGCGTGAGACGGACGAGACCGAGGATCAGGAGGGGGTACGTGCCTGCCCCGAGTGTGAATCGGACAATCTCGTAAAGGACTCCGACCGGGGTGAGCTCATCTGTGAAGACTGTGGGCTCGTCGTGGAGGAAGAAAAGATCGACCCCGGCCCTGAGTGGCGGGCGTTCAACCACCAGGAACGACAGGAAAAGTCCCGCGTCGGTGCACCGACGACCCAGACGATGCACGACAAGGGGCTGACGACGACGATCGACTGGAAGGACAAGGACGCGTACGGGCGGTCCATTTCTTCGAAGAAGCGCAGCCAGATGCACCGACTGCGCAAGTGGCAGGAGCGAATCCGGACCAAAGACGCCGGCGAACGGAACCTGCAGTTCGCACTCAGCGAAATCGACCGGATGGCATCCGCACTGGGTGTCCCGCGTTCGGTCCGTGAGGTCGCGTCGGTCATCTATCGACGCGCACTTAAGGAGGACCTCATCCGCGGCCGATCGATCGAGGGCGTCGCGACGTCGGCACTGTACGCCGCCTGTCGCAAGGAAGGAATCCCGCGAAGTCTCGAAGAGATTTCGGAGGTGTCCCGCGTCGAACGGAAGGAGATCGGTCGCACGTATCGGTACATCTCGCAAGAACTCGGTCTCGAGATGCGTCCCGTCGACCCGAAAAAGTACGTCCCGCGATTCTGCTCCGAACTCGAACTCTCCGAGGAAGTTCAGACCAAGGCCAACGAGATCATCGAGAAGACGGCCGAGGAAGGGCTCCTCTCGGGCAAGTCACCCACTGGCTACGCTGCAGCCGCGATCTACGCCGCGTCGCTGCTTTGCAACGAGAAGAAGACCCAGCGCGAGGTCGCAGACGTCGCACAGGTGACCGAAGTGACGATCCGGAACCGCTACCAGGAACAGATCGAAGCGATGGGAATCCACGGCTAG